The Methanocaldococcus sp. genome includes a window with the following:
- a CDS encoding nucleotide sugar dehydrogenase, which produces MTKILNNDKKKICVIGLGYIGLPTASMLAIYGYEVIGVDIDKKRVEEIKKLNFKTTEKDLMTLVRGAINSGNLKVQTKPEKADVFIICVPTPCIEIDGEKKCDLSYLNKAIEDIKPYIEDGNLIIIESTVPPGTSEQIYKKLSKEKKIYLAHCPERVLPGNILAELVKNDRIIGGIDDKSKEMAKKIYETFVDGKIYLTDTKTAEMVKLMENTYRDVNIALANEFAKICEELGIDVWEAIELANKHPRVNILKPGPGVGGHCISIDPWFIVEKSKNAVLIKTARILNDSMPFFVVEKIKKILNKDNGKIAIFGVTYKGNVDDTRESPAEKVVRKLIEDGFEVKCYDKYARNFIVPLYSLEETVDGADIIVILADHDEYKNFEEGTIKDISSKVKNKIIFDTKNVINKDLWKKEGFKVYILGDGKNA; this is translated from the coding sequence ATGACAAAAATTTTGAATAATGATAAAAAAAAGATATGTGTAATTGGTTTAGGATATATTGGATTACCAACAGCATCAATGTTAGCAATATATGGATATGAAGTTATAGGAGTAGATATAGACAAAAAAAGAGTAGAGGAGATTAAAAAATTAAATTTTAAAACTACAGAAAAGGATTTAATGACATTAGTCCGAGGAGCCATAAATTCGGGAAATTTAAAAGTTCAAACAAAGCCAGAAAAGGCTGATGTTTTTATTATCTGCGTACCTACACCATGTATTGAGATTGATGGAGAAAAAAAATGTGATTTAAGTTACTTAAATAAGGCCATTGAAGACATAAAACCATACATAGAAGATGGGAATTTAATAATTATTGAGAGTACAGTTCCCCCAGGAACTTCTGAACAGATTTATAAAAAATTGTCTAAGGAGAAGAAGATATATTTAGCCCATTGTCCAGAGAGAGTTCTGCCAGGAAATATTTTAGCGGAGTTAGTTAAAAATGACAGAATAATTGGTGGAATAGACGATAAATCAAAAGAAATGGCTAAAAAGATTTATGAGACATTTGTAGATGGAAAAATATATTTAACAGATACTAAAACAGCAGAGATGGTAAAATTAATGGAAAACACTTATAGGGATGTTAATATTGCATTGGCAAATGAGTTTGCGAAGATTTGTGAAGAGTTAGGAATAGATGTATGGGAGGCTATAGAGTTGGCTAACAAACATCCGAGAGTTAATATTTTGAAACCTGGTCCAGGAGTAGGTGGGCATTGTATAAGTATAGACCCTTGGTTTATTGTTGAGAAATCAAAAAATGCAGTTCTTATAAAAACTGCGAGAATTTTAAATGATTCTATGCCTTTTTTTGTAGTAGAAAAGATTAAAAAAATATTAAATAAGGATAATGGAAAAATAGCAATATTTGGAGTAACATATAAAGGAAATGTTGATGATACAAGAGAAAGTCCAGCAGAGAAAGTTGTTAGAAAGTTAATAGAGGATGGCTTTGAAGTAAAATGCTACGATAAGTATGCAAGAAACTTTATAGTTCCATTGTATAGTTTAGAGGAAACTGTTGATGGAGCAGATATCATAGTTATTTTGGCTGACCACGATGAATATAAAAACTTTGAAGAAGGAACTATAAAAGATATATCCTCAAAAGTAAAAAATAAAATAATTTTTGACACTAAAAATGTAATAAACAAAGATTTATGGAAAAAAGAAGGTTTTAAAGTATATATATTAGGTGATGGGAAGAATGCATAA